The Leishmania braziliensis MHOM/BR/75/M2904 complete genome, chromosome 24 DNA window GTACCCCttgcggcaccaccaccgctgcccggTCAGCACCCACCGACGCGAAGTGTGAAGTGGACTCCAGAATGAAGGTTGCAAAGCTGAAGAAGAGTCCCCGGTGCCGTGCACTGTCGGGTCGTGTGAGCAGGCGAGCGATGAGGAGGGCAGCCGCCTCGCGGCACTTGGATGCGTCCGCGAGGAAGCGGCTTGCTGTGACAAGGGTAGCGTCTGACAGCGATAGCCGttccgtcgccgccgagACGCCGCCTTCCTCGGCGTGATTCGTGTCGATAAGAGCTAAAGAGAAGGGGACAAGGACGAGGTTTGaaagccacagcagcaggcagtAGCGCACCTCCCActctcgctgccgcgccgcgtcgGCCACCCACAGCTGAAGCGTGTAGAAGACGTCTTCGTAATGCCCCACGTCGATGGGGAAATGGCTCGTGCAGCACTTCTCGCCAGCAGTCTTGATGACGCTGCAGAGGGCCTTGCACACCACATGCAGTGGTGTCTTGGGGGCGTCCGCATCGAACATGGTCAAGTCCTGGCCCAGTGCactcgccaccaccagcgtctGCGTCGTCATCGCAGAGGGTGGTGTTGCTGATGctgccccagcagcagcgaacgACGGCAAGGTTTGGCCAGCCCCCACAGTCGTTGTGGGCGACCCTCCTACTCCCGACCTTGCCTCACGTGCCCACACCTCCGTGGCATTGGGCAGGTAGCGGAGAAGCAGGTCCACGAGAGGCTTCATCAGCCCCTCCAGGTAGGGGTGCAAGAGGTGCGGGCTGTCTTGGTAGCGGCCGATGATCTTCGCGAAGCGCTCCTCCAACATGGCCGCCACCCCGTTCGGTTCCTGGCCGATGGAGGGCAATAACCGGTCATTTGctagcggcagcagctctgcggcgtgggcgagcagcgcggcacactctgcctcctcctcgaagaACGACAGGCCGCACCCCTCTTCGTCCTCGTTGTGGTCTAGCGTGttggcgccagcagcagcggccacctcctcttcagcgTCCGGCACATTGTCTGCGTTGGGCGTCATGGCGACTGGCGCAGGGTCACTTGCATCGGCCCACATGTCCATTGGTTCCCCCACGTGAGGTGATGACATCGGCGGCGGGAGTGAGAGCCGCAGGCAAAAGAAGTGTGTGAAGCAGCcgaagggggcgggggtggagggTCGAAGAGTCGCACCCAATGCTCTGACGTGCAGTCGCAAGTGTGAATGGTCTACAGCTGATAACTCTCTGAATTATCTCACTCGCAATGCTCCTTCTCTGGTCGGGGAAGGTGTGAATGTGCGCAGGTTGATGTGTCCGCTTGCTTGTGGGCGTCATGGACATCGCGGTGAGAGACCGACAGCGTGACATACGAGTAAGAGGCGGCAAAGGTGGCGAGCGAGATAGGGGTAAAAAGCAAAGGGGATTGACAAACATCACGGCACCCAGACACAGAGCTCAGCCTCGTGACGTAATGCGCCACCTTGCAAGGCTTCTCGTGCGATCGCTGCCTAACCTAGGCAAAGTGGCTACGCACTTACGCAGCACTCATTCACAACAATCAGTGCACCGCGCCGTCAATCCCCAAGACAAGTGGGGGAGTATCAACCGCCTGCGTGTTTCGATGCTCTTGTTGATCTGCCGGGTAAGTAGGCTCTGGTGACGGGGGCGCATCTCTGCGCACGGTATCCCAGGGCCCAGTAGCCCCCACTCAATCTGAGGAAGCCAGACAGCCCCCATAGCCCTGCCAATGCTGGGAGGTCGGTGCGACTCATCTCCACTGACGTCGGCGGTCAGGCCCTCGACGACGTGGCATCGGGGCGACCTGCAACCGGGAGCACGCTTGCCCCACCCCCATAGGAggggcagagtgtcagcggGACTCGGGTGCATCTCGCCAGGCCCTGGCTGCCTACTGCTCTGgggtgcccccccccctgagccaccccgagggacgtggcaggtggcgaccggcacactgggagcggctgcggagCGGGTAATGGGTAGCGTTTGAGGCAGGTGCCGTGTCCCGATGGCCGAGTGGGCGCCTtgctgcagtgcgtgtgcctacggctgcctcgcaccGCACGCGGTGTGTCTGTGACAGGGCTTGGCGctgcggggtgggggtggagcTCATGGCTGTATCGCAAAGGATGGACACACTgagggaggaaaaaaggggagtgAGTGAAAGTGCGTGCCCAGGCCCCGTGTAGTaccgcgcgcacacgcaccagACAATTGCGATaacgagagggagacaaTAACGAAGGGGAGCGCGCGGGCGACAACGAAATATGAAGGAAGCGGAGGCGAATGGCgaagggtggtggtggtggggaggtgCAGGCATGTACGCATGCACAGATAGACCAACGTGTATGTGCATGCACTACTTGGCTGCCATACGCGTTGCTCCGTCAAGGCGAACGCACTCTCCGTTCATGTATCGGTtcgagaagaggaaaaagaccAGGTGGGCAAACTCTTCGGGCCTGCCGAGACGGGAGGGATACGGGACAGTTGCCCCCAGCGCCGCCCCCAAATCGTGGGGTAACAGCGGTGTCTCCATGATGCCGGGGCAGATGGTGTTGACACGGATGCGCTGCCCAGCAAGCTCGCGAGCTAACGGCAGCGTCATACTCACGATGCCGCCCTTGCTGGCCGCGTAGGCGGCCTGACCAATCTGACCCTCGTAGGCTGCCACGCTTGCAGTGTTCACAATAACGCCGCGGTCCTCGTCCGCGCCGATCTGCGCGGTGTTCTTCTGCATTGCTTCCGCGGCCAGTCGGCACACGTTGAACGTACCGATAAGGTTCACATGCACGGCCTTGCTGAAGAGGTCGAGGGAGTGCGCGCCCTTCTTGCCTACCACCTTCGCCGCTGGGCAAATGCCGGCGCAGTTGACGGCACCGAAAAGTGGCTTTCGGGCGAATTCCTCCGCTGCTTTGATGGCTGCCTGTACCTCTGTCTCGCTACACACATCGGTGGCAACGAACTTGCCGTTGATCTCCTTCGCCACCTCTTCGCCCTGCTCCGCGTTACGGTCCACCAGCGTCACCTTGGCACCGTTCTGCGCAAGAAAGCGCGCAGTGGCGGCCCCGAGCCCGGAGGCGGCCCCCGTCACCAGGATGGGACAGCCGGCAATCGACTGGATGCATTTGGCCTGCATGACTCTCTGGACAGCAGTAgcagaagaggtggagaacgACTTGAGAATACACCAGGGATGAATTCAGCACTGCAGAAGACCGATGTTGATGCGAAGGAACgtgaggggaaagagagagtcAACACGGAAGAAGAGcggagagcagagaagggCCACGCTCAACCGTGCACTTCCTTAGTAGTGCTGCGGCACAATACAGCCAGTAGCCGTGCCGCTgtttctgctctctctctctatcggTCAAGGGGGATGGGAGTGTGAAAGGAGGCTctgtgagagagggaaaacggCAGGCCAAACGAAAGATGAGTACTGAGACAACAACGGCAGCAGAAGAAACCGAGCCACATGCCGTGGTGAAGAGCTGCGGGCCTGATTGGTCGTAGAGGAAAGgctgaaggagagagcgagaaacgaagagaattggagggggaggggaaatcGTGATGATGATGATCTCTTTTCCACGATGGTGGGCAGGTGCGCCTCCCTACGGACCTACATGaagatgtgcgtgtgtgtgcgtgaggtgAGGTGAGGTTGTCGTCTGCGCTGAGCTACGTCGCGACAGGGCAGCGAAAAAAGATGAGGcgtgtcgccgtcgtcgctgtggGTAGCAAAGAAGTTTGTGGTGCCTTCACCAtttccaccacctctccatGGGTGGGCGCCTTCAGTGAATGCGGTGGCCCCACTTCCCCGAGGGGTTAAGCATCCGTTAACACACGAGAGTGGCATGAGCTCGTGGGCCCCTCGACACGTTTACAGTTACCGCCGAAGATgcacagaggcgcacgtGTTCGACTGCCTTATCCACCATCGGCATGTCTGACCTGTCGTTGTTCTCCTGAGATGCATCAAGCCtttcatcccccccccttgtcCTTTGCCTGACCCTATTTTCACCCATAGGGCCTTTACACCATAAAAacacaagaagagagggggagcggctGAGGGAAACGCTGCTTCCTCACCTACACTAGCAGAccagtgcacacacacacacacaccacagcgCACAATAGAGACATCCTTACAGGCGTTGCTTTGGCAACTCGCTCTTGGTGTTGAGCGTGAAGCCGTGGATGGCGCTAATTTCCTCCTTCAACACACCGTTGACGAGGCGATGCTGATCAATGAGGGACTTACCCTGGAAAGCTGGCGACACGATGTCAATGTTGAagaagctgccgcagccggcGCTGGCATCGACAACACTAATGGACTGAATGGGCTTCAGGGCCTCGCTGGACTCCAGCTTTGCCTGGATGTCGGCTGCCGTGTAGGCGACAAGGAGGCGCGGCGCAACTCGAAACATGGCCGCCTTCGATCAGATGAAGAGAGGCCAGTGACAAAGAATCGAAGGGCGGAATAGACGAACACGCCGTTATTGTGGAAAAGAGGACTCCAGCtgaggtgg harbors:
- a CDS encoding putative 3-oxoacyl-(acyl-carrier protein) reductase is translated as MQAKCIQSIAGCPILVTGAASGLGAATARFLAQNGAKVTLVDRNAEQGEEVAKEINGKFVATDVCSETEVQAAIKAAEEFARKPLFGAVNCAGICPAAKVVGKKGAHSLDLFSKAVHVNLIGTFNVCRLAAEAMQKNTAQIGADEDRGVIVNTASVAAYEGQIGQAAYAASKGGIVSMTLPLARELAGQRIRVNTICPGIMETPLLPHDLGAALGATVPYPSRLGRPEEFAHLVFFLFSNRYMNGECVRLDGATRMAAK